One Ictalurus furcatus strain D&B chromosome 21, Billie_1.0, whole genome shotgun sequence genomic region harbors:
- the emp3a gene encoding epithelial membrane protein 3 — protein MAFLLMFVTLLHLITLAMMFVATMEKSWWTWDEVERADLWHKCIYDNNTDTFMCTSASENDWLQSVQALMVLSVVLSSISFILFICQLFSMSRRALFYFSGLTQIFAGLSTFAAVLIYTFQRKEILQDPRELSKGHFGYCFILAWLCVPLLLSSGVLYVHLRKKTHTAA, from the exons ATGGCCTTCTTGTTGATGTTCGTGACTCTGCTGCATTTGATCACGCTGGCCATGATGTTCGTCGCCACTATGGAGAAG TCCTGGTGGACGTGGGATGAAGTGGAGCGAGCGGATCTCTGGCACAAGTGCATCTACGACAACAACACAGACACCTTCATGTGCACCTCTGCATCTGAGAAtg ATTGGTTGCAGTCGGTGCAGGCGCTCATGGTCCTGTCCGTGGtcctctcctccatctccttcattttgttcatttgccAGCTCTTCTCCATGTCCAGGAGGGCACTCTTCTACTTCAGTGGGCTTACCCAGATCTTTGCag GTCTGTCGACGTTTGCAGCAGTCCTGATCTACACTTTCCAAAGAAAAGAGATCCTACAAGACCCTCGGGAGCTGAGTAAGGGCCACTTCGgctactgctttatcctggcctGGTTGTGTGTCCCCCTGCTGCTCAGTAGTGGGGTTCTCTATGTCCACCTGCGCAAGAAAACACATACTGCAGCCTGA
- the znf362a gene encoding zinc finger protein 362a isoform X1: MWERRPRQRAHRAFPPASKPGMAEPRFNNPYFWPPPPAMPGQLDNLVLINKIKEQLMAEKIRPPHLPPTSVQSQQPLLVPPTSSEGGTHSMAVSKLQQMPGLPHSPTQPDVALHARPASSSVAGRILGDVNLNLDDKAALKARGLWEDWHLRQIIDQPSRVNHLSGIALSSRTGNQNTSEAVTLGTPTSSSSSHARLGSAPSANLLSGLASAVGAEPIKHSGGLVGLLGPPPKSGGRGRKKIKAENASGPLLVVPYPILASGADQSSVTITAKEGKTYRCKVCPLTFFSKSDMQIHSKSHTEAKPHKCPHCTKSFANASYLAQHLRIHLGVKPYHCSYCEKSFRQLSHLQQHTRIHTGDRPYKCIQPGCDKAFTQLSNLQSHQRSHNKDKPYKCSHCYRAYSDSASLQIHLAAHAIKNAKAYCCSMCGRAYTSETYLMKHMSKHTVVEHLVTQHSPPRNESPSIPIRISLI, from the exons ATGTGGGAGAGGCGGCCCAGGCAGCGCGCGCATCGCGCTTTTCCTCCAGCCTCAAAAccagg CATGGCTGAGCCACGGTTTAATAACCCATACTTCTGGCCTCCGCCTCCTGCAATGCCTGGTCAG CTGGACAACCTCGTTCTAATTAACAAGATCAAAGAGCAGTTGATGGCTGAGAAAATCAGACCTCCACACCTGCCCCCTACTTCAGTCCAATCCCAGCAGCCTTTGCTGGTTCCCCCGACATCTTCGGAAGGTGGGACGCACAGCATGGCAGTGTCCAAGCTTCAGCAGATGCCCGGGCTTCCTCATAGTCCAACACAGCCTGACGTGGCCCTCCACGCCCGACCTGCGTCCAGCTCTGTCGCAG GACGCATTCTCGGAGACGTGAACTTGAACCTGGATGACAAGGCGGCCTTAAAAGCGAGAGGACTGTGGGAAGACTGGCATTTACGACAGATTATAGACCAGCCGTCAAGAGTGAACCATCTGTCAG GTATAGCACTGTCGTCTCGTACCGGCAACCAGAACACGTCAGAGGCCGTGACCCTGGGCACGCCCACATCCTCCAGCAGCAGCCACGCACGCCTGGGATCAGCGCCTTCCGCAAACCTCCTCTCAGGGTTGGCCAGCGCCGTCGGGGCGGAGCCAATCAAACACAGCGGTGGGCTAGTGGGACTGCTAGGACCACCCCCTAAAAGCGGAGGACGAGGCCGCAAGAAGATCAAAGCGGAAAATGCGTCCGGTCCTCTGCTGGTTGTACCTTACCCCATCCTGGCTTCGGGAGCCGACCAGTCGTCTGTAACGATCACGGCCAAAGAGGGCAAAAcgtacag gtgTAAAGTTTGTCCACTGACTTTCTTCTCCAAGTCAGACATGCAGATTCACTCCAAGTCTCACACTGAGGCCAAGCCCCACAAATGTCCTCACTGCACCAAGTCGTTCGCCAACGCCTCCTACCTGGCGCAGCATCTACGCATCCACCTGGGGGTGAAGCCTTATCACTGCTCGTACTGCGAGAAATCCTTCCGCCAACTCTCACACCTACAGCAACACACCAG AATCCACACAGGTGATCGGCCGTATAAATGCATCCAGCCGGGCTGCGATAAAGCCTTCACACAGCTCTCCAATCTGCAG TCTCACCAGAGGTCACATAATAAAGACAAGCCTTACAAGTGCTCCCACTGCTACCGCGCCTACTCCGACTCGGCCTCCCTGCAGATTCACTTAGCCGCTCACGCCATCAAAAATGCCAAGGCATACTGCTGCAGCATGTGTGGCCGAGCCTACACCTCC GAGACCTATCTGATGAAGCACATGTCTAAACACACAGTAGTGGAGCACCTCGTGACTCAGCACTCGCCACCCAGGAACGAGTCTCCCAGCATCCCCATCCGCATCTCGCTCATCTGA
- the si:dkey-264d12.5 gene encoding myosin-7 isoform X1 has protein sequence MKAEEVFKMETRLQQEGLCLEFSSDLERLDRLWRLFVEKENSVRMLTRELEELRAKHAAEIDTVQLYIQNIRSLSKTRDSMALELKRENETLRSDLTELNLQQGSLSFQYITEMPYYNVPVNAHLLPFVYTEAQKSEIAEMLVQEGLDEVMTSSLSEQVAYLLADRAALMEKIQTLEDGDSKTLNVKCTQKRRTPDDNAEKVAPLRGQSPWKRLLGFRKAAQAKQDDNQDNEDKTSKDRMWSLLERDLDEASTRLNLAHKEIRRLTDELESAHLTKSTYESELHGAQVDAEQLRHEMEKLKRCDLAEVQAVKEMNEVLDAEIRHLRDSVHTMTAECTHLLELIDRNFKELDSEDEDFIHALTRKLTLTRRTRSLPKGKNQKQKDTHKSYPEEQEEGLSSLQELNRAIVKLQAELEHETALRKKVEEECVDERRRRRRRKEAEQLSLELQDKNHNAKVQHLQQMDVLKTMLPEQENLKLRQDIEKLGEFCVKLQTELEQVHCNLHSHTRKYDEMKVRHREKLAEAKQVYLREMTWRDQKIKEQEREMDFLTKQLKKESDMVKTVMAENEALLLTKKTLLCQLNEAEQNRKNTAAKISALQLRVDFLEKDSMQQWEINMEKSTQIAKLERRLWDVDSLKSNRRKVHHPEDKRRTCGETRIPCLSESERRFRDGLHEHLYAQPAVTYATRPQSAAKTVFGCPYCFLAQLALKLHAETERASDTANKND, from the exons ATGAAAGCAGAGGag GTGTTCAAGATGGAGACGCGACTGCAGCAGGAGGGTCTGTGTTTGGAGTTCTCCTCCGACTTGGAGCGATTGGACCGTCTGTGGCGTCTCTTTGTCGAGAAGGAGAACAGTGTGAGGATGCTCACTCGGGAACTTGAGGAACTGCGAGCTAAACACGCTGCTGAAATCGACACG GTTCAGCTGTACATCCAGAACATCCGGAGTCTCTCGAAGACACGGGACTCGATGGCGCTGGAGCTCAAGCGGGAAAACGAAACGCTCCGCTCTGACCTGACGGAGCTCAATCTGCAGCAaggttctctctctttccaataTATAACAGAAATGCCTTATTATAATGTTCCGGTAAACGCGCATCTGCTTCCGTTTGTGTACACAGAGGCTCAGAAGAGTGAGATAGCGGAGATGTTGGTGCAGGAGGGCTTGGATGAGGTCATGACCAGCAGCCTGAGCGAGCAGGTGGCTTACCTCCTCGCAGACCGAGCTGCTCTCATGGAGAAGATTCAAACCCTGGAAGATGGGGACTCGAAGACCCTAAACGTAAAGTGCACTCAGAAGCGAAGAACTCCTGATGACAATGCAGAAAAG GTGGCACCACTGCGAGGTCAGAGCCCTTGGAAGAGGTTGCTTGGTTTCAGAAAGGCTGCACAGGCCAAGCAG GATGATAACCAAGACAACGAAGACAAAACATCTAAAGACAGAATGTGGAGTTTGCTGGAGAGGGATCTGGATGAGGCCTCCACCAGGCTGAACCTGGCTCACAAGGAGATCCGCCGCCTCACTGACGAGCTTGAGTCGGCTCACCTGACCAAGAGTACCTACG AGTCAGAGCTCCATGGAGCACAGGTAGATGCTGAGCAGCTTCGGCACGAGATGGAGAAGCTGAAACGCTGTG ATTTGGCCGAGGTTCAGGCGGTTAAAGAGATGAATGAGGTCCTGGATGCGGAGATCCGTCATCTGAGGGACAGCGTTCACACCATGACTGCAGAATGCACACACCTCCTAGAGCTG aTTGACAGAAACTTCAAGGAGTTGGACAGTGAGGACGAGGACTTTATCCATGCTTTGACCCGGAAACTGACACTG ACCCGTCGCACTCGCTCTCTACCCAAAGGCAAGAACCAGAAACAAAAGGACACCCATAAAAG CTACCCGGAGGAACAGGAGGAAGGGCTGAGCAGCCTGCAGGAGCTAAATCGGGCGATCGTGAAGCTCCAGGCCGAGCTTGAGCATGAGACGGCGCTGAGAAAAAAGGTCGAGGAGGAGTGCGTTgatgagaggaggaggaggaggaggaggaaagaagCAGAACAGCTGAGTCTGGAGCTCCAGGACAAAAACCACAACGCCAAAGTGCAGCATCTTCAGCAAATG gaCGTCCTCAAGACCATGCTCCCGGAGCAGGAGAACCTGAAG CTCAGACAAGACATTGAGAAGCTGGGGGAGTTTTGTGTAAAACTCCAGACTGAGCTTGAGCAGGTCCACTGTAACCTTCACTCTCACACCag aaaatatgaTGAGATGAAGGTGCGCCACAGAGAAAAACTTGCAGAAGCTAAACAGGTGTATCTCCGAGAGATGACGTGGCGCGATCAGAAGATCAAGGAGCAGGAGCGAGAGATGGACTTCCTCACAAAGCAACTTAAGAAG GAGAGCGACATGGTGAAAACGGTAATGGCTGAGAACGAAGCTCTGCTTCTGACAAAGAAAACGCTGCTGTGTCAGCTCAACGaagcagaacagaacagaaaaaacacagcagCCAAAATTTCTGCTCTGCAGCTAAG ggtCGACTTCCTTGAGAAGGACAGCATGCAGCAGTGGGAGATAAACATGGAGAAGTCCACGCAGATTGCCAAGCTCGAGAGACGGCTGTGGGACGTGGACTCTCTAAAAAGCAATCGG CGAAAGGTTCATCATCCGGAAGATAAAAGACGGACATGCGGAGAAACTCGGATTCCCTGCCTGTCCGAGTCAGAGCGGCGGTTCAGAGATGGGCTACATGAACATCTTTACGCACAACCTGCGGTGACGTACG ccaCAAGGCCGCAAAGTGCTGCAAAAACTGTCTTTGGATGCCCCTACTGTTTCCTCGCCCAACTCGCTCTAAAACTCCacgcagagacagagagagcgagcgatACTGCGaataaaaatgactaa
- the si:dkey-264d12.5 gene encoding myosin-7 isoform X2, with the protein MKAEEVFKMETRLQQEGLCLEFSSDLERLDRLWRLFVEKENSVRMLTRELEELRAKHAAEIDTVQLYIQNIRSLSKTRDSMALELKRENETLRSDLTELNLQQGSLSFQYITEMPYYNVPVNAHLLPFVYTEAQKSEIAEMLVQEGLDEVMTSSLSEQVAYLLADRAALMEKIQTLEDGDSKTLNVKCTQKRRTPDDNAEKVAPLRGQSPWKRLLGFRKAAQAKQDDNQDNEDKTSKDRMWSLLERDLDEASTRLNLAHKEIRRLTDELESAHLTKSTYESELHGAQVDAEQLRHEMEKLKRCDLAEVQAVKEMNEVLDAEIRHLRDSVHTMTAECTHLLELIDRNFKELDSEDEDFIHALTRKLTLTRRTRSLPKGKNQKQKDTHKSYPEEQEEGLSSLQELNRAIVKLQAELEHETALRKKVEEECVDERRRRRRRKEAEQLSLELQDKNHNAKVQHLQQMDVLKTMLPEQENLKLRQDIEKLGEFCVKLQTELEQVHCNLHSHTRKYDEMKVRHREKLAEAKQVYLREMTWRDQKIKEQEREMDFLTKQLKKESDMVKTVMAENEALLLTKKTLLCQLNEAEQNRKNTAAKISALQLRVDFLEKDSMQQWEINMEKSTQIAKLERRLWDVDSLKSNRRKVHHPEDKRRTCGETRIPCLSESERRFRDGLHEHLYAQPAVTYDDWSAPEARMG; encoded by the exons ATGAAAGCAGAGGag GTGTTCAAGATGGAGACGCGACTGCAGCAGGAGGGTCTGTGTTTGGAGTTCTCCTCCGACTTGGAGCGATTGGACCGTCTGTGGCGTCTCTTTGTCGAGAAGGAGAACAGTGTGAGGATGCTCACTCGGGAACTTGAGGAACTGCGAGCTAAACACGCTGCTGAAATCGACACG GTTCAGCTGTACATCCAGAACATCCGGAGTCTCTCGAAGACACGGGACTCGATGGCGCTGGAGCTCAAGCGGGAAAACGAAACGCTCCGCTCTGACCTGACGGAGCTCAATCTGCAGCAaggttctctctctttccaataTATAACAGAAATGCCTTATTATAATGTTCCGGTAAACGCGCATCTGCTTCCGTTTGTGTACACAGAGGCTCAGAAGAGTGAGATAGCGGAGATGTTGGTGCAGGAGGGCTTGGATGAGGTCATGACCAGCAGCCTGAGCGAGCAGGTGGCTTACCTCCTCGCAGACCGAGCTGCTCTCATGGAGAAGATTCAAACCCTGGAAGATGGGGACTCGAAGACCCTAAACGTAAAGTGCACTCAGAAGCGAAGAACTCCTGATGACAATGCAGAAAAG GTGGCACCACTGCGAGGTCAGAGCCCTTGGAAGAGGTTGCTTGGTTTCAGAAAGGCTGCACAGGCCAAGCAG GATGATAACCAAGACAACGAAGACAAAACATCTAAAGACAGAATGTGGAGTTTGCTGGAGAGGGATCTGGATGAGGCCTCCACCAGGCTGAACCTGGCTCACAAGGAGATCCGCCGCCTCACTGACGAGCTTGAGTCGGCTCACCTGACCAAGAGTACCTACG AGTCAGAGCTCCATGGAGCACAGGTAGATGCTGAGCAGCTTCGGCACGAGATGGAGAAGCTGAAACGCTGTG ATTTGGCCGAGGTTCAGGCGGTTAAAGAGATGAATGAGGTCCTGGATGCGGAGATCCGTCATCTGAGGGACAGCGTTCACACCATGACTGCAGAATGCACACACCTCCTAGAGCTG aTTGACAGAAACTTCAAGGAGTTGGACAGTGAGGACGAGGACTTTATCCATGCTTTGACCCGGAAACTGACACTG ACCCGTCGCACTCGCTCTCTACCCAAAGGCAAGAACCAGAAACAAAAGGACACCCATAAAAG CTACCCGGAGGAACAGGAGGAAGGGCTGAGCAGCCTGCAGGAGCTAAATCGGGCGATCGTGAAGCTCCAGGCCGAGCTTGAGCATGAGACGGCGCTGAGAAAAAAGGTCGAGGAGGAGTGCGTTgatgagaggaggaggaggaggaggaggaaagaagCAGAACAGCTGAGTCTGGAGCTCCAGGACAAAAACCACAACGCCAAAGTGCAGCATCTTCAGCAAATG gaCGTCCTCAAGACCATGCTCCCGGAGCAGGAGAACCTGAAG CTCAGACAAGACATTGAGAAGCTGGGGGAGTTTTGTGTAAAACTCCAGACTGAGCTTGAGCAGGTCCACTGTAACCTTCACTCTCACACCag aaaatatgaTGAGATGAAGGTGCGCCACAGAGAAAAACTTGCAGAAGCTAAACAGGTGTATCTCCGAGAGATGACGTGGCGCGATCAGAAGATCAAGGAGCAGGAGCGAGAGATGGACTTCCTCACAAAGCAACTTAAGAAG GAGAGCGACATGGTGAAAACGGTAATGGCTGAGAACGAAGCTCTGCTTCTGACAAAGAAAACGCTGCTGTGTCAGCTCAACGaagcagaacagaacagaaaaaacacagcagCCAAAATTTCTGCTCTGCAGCTAAG ggtCGACTTCCTTGAGAAGGACAGCATGCAGCAGTGGGAGATAAACATGGAGAAGTCCACGCAGATTGCCAAGCTCGAGAGACGGCTGTGGGACGTGGACTCTCTAAAAAGCAATCGG CGAAAGGTTCATCATCCGGAAGATAAAAGACGGACATGCGGAGAAACTCGGATTCCCTGCCTGTCCGAGTCAGAGCGGCGGTTCAGAGATGGGCTACATGAACATCTTTACGCACAACCTGCGGTGACGTACG ACGACTGGTCGGCTCCCGAAGCCAGGATGGGGTAA
- the znf362a gene encoding zinc finger protein 362a isoform X2 — translation MAEPRFNNPYFWPPPPAMPGQLDNLVLINKIKEQLMAEKIRPPHLPPTSVQSQQPLLVPPTSSEGGTHSMAVSKLQQMPGLPHSPTQPDVALHARPASSSVAGRILGDVNLNLDDKAALKARGLWEDWHLRQIIDQPSRVNHLSGIALSSRTGNQNTSEAVTLGTPTSSSSSHARLGSAPSANLLSGLASAVGAEPIKHSGGLVGLLGPPPKSGGRGRKKIKAENASGPLLVVPYPILASGADQSSVTITAKEGKTYRCKVCPLTFFSKSDMQIHSKSHTEAKPHKCPHCTKSFANASYLAQHLRIHLGVKPYHCSYCEKSFRQLSHLQQHTRIHTGDRPYKCIQPGCDKAFTQLSNLQSHQRSHNKDKPYKCSHCYRAYSDSASLQIHLAAHAIKNAKAYCCSMCGRAYTSETYLMKHMSKHTVVEHLVTQHSPPRNESPSIPIRISLI, via the exons ATGGCTGAGCCACGGTTTAATAACCCATACTTCTGGCCTCCGCCTCCTGCAATGCCTGGTCAG CTGGACAACCTCGTTCTAATTAACAAGATCAAAGAGCAGTTGATGGCTGAGAAAATCAGACCTCCACACCTGCCCCCTACTTCAGTCCAATCCCAGCAGCCTTTGCTGGTTCCCCCGACATCTTCGGAAGGTGGGACGCACAGCATGGCAGTGTCCAAGCTTCAGCAGATGCCCGGGCTTCCTCATAGTCCAACACAGCCTGACGTGGCCCTCCACGCCCGACCTGCGTCCAGCTCTGTCGCAG GACGCATTCTCGGAGACGTGAACTTGAACCTGGATGACAAGGCGGCCTTAAAAGCGAGAGGACTGTGGGAAGACTGGCATTTACGACAGATTATAGACCAGCCGTCAAGAGTGAACCATCTGTCAG GTATAGCACTGTCGTCTCGTACCGGCAACCAGAACACGTCAGAGGCCGTGACCCTGGGCACGCCCACATCCTCCAGCAGCAGCCACGCACGCCTGGGATCAGCGCCTTCCGCAAACCTCCTCTCAGGGTTGGCCAGCGCCGTCGGGGCGGAGCCAATCAAACACAGCGGTGGGCTAGTGGGACTGCTAGGACCACCCCCTAAAAGCGGAGGACGAGGCCGCAAGAAGATCAAAGCGGAAAATGCGTCCGGTCCTCTGCTGGTTGTACCTTACCCCATCCTGGCTTCGGGAGCCGACCAGTCGTCTGTAACGATCACGGCCAAAGAGGGCAAAAcgtacag gtgTAAAGTTTGTCCACTGACTTTCTTCTCCAAGTCAGACATGCAGATTCACTCCAAGTCTCACACTGAGGCCAAGCCCCACAAATGTCCTCACTGCACCAAGTCGTTCGCCAACGCCTCCTACCTGGCGCAGCATCTACGCATCCACCTGGGGGTGAAGCCTTATCACTGCTCGTACTGCGAGAAATCCTTCCGCCAACTCTCACACCTACAGCAACACACCAG AATCCACACAGGTGATCGGCCGTATAAATGCATCCAGCCGGGCTGCGATAAAGCCTTCACACAGCTCTCCAATCTGCAG TCTCACCAGAGGTCACATAATAAAGACAAGCCTTACAAGTGCTCCCACTGCTACCGCGCCTACTCCGACTCGGCCTCCCTGCAGATTCACTTAGCCGCTCACGCCATCAAAAATGCCAAGGCATACTGCTGCAGCATGTGTGGCCGAGCCTACACCTCC GAGACCTATCTGATGAAGCACATGTCTAAACACACAGTAGTGGAGCACCTCGTGACTCAGCACTCGCCACCCAGGAACGAGTCTCCCAGCATCCCCATCCGCATCTCGCTCATCTGA